One window of the Candidatus Chryseobacterium colombiense genome contains the following:
- a CDS encoding polysaccharide biosynthesis C-terminal domain-containing protein has product MQLTVVKTFISRFLILILSFGLVIFSTNMWGSEGKGTISIVIANAAIVSFFSSIFAGSSTSYFASKFKTEQILVYSYIWSVGMGILIPVIFSFADVESKYLLYLIGISVFSALLSVNVNLFIGKQNIRLFNAYTVLQQLVHILFIGIFIYILNLKNVSAYFGAQICCLALLFLTSFFQVIRKCKISEISLSKKVFASMFEYGWKTQLSAFIQFLNYRLSFYFLEYFDGIASVGIFSIGITFSEAIWTITRSIAVILYSEVVNSKSREESILKTKSSLKLSLILMLIFLLGIIIIPGWVYEMIFGKAFRGTKEIMLLLSPGILAIAVSDMIGYYFSGIKELKILNVKSIVGLVITVAFSFFLIPKYGILGACIVTTLSYSVSALLLFLKFYRSTDFNIRDYLITKEDVRLAKERLMKK; this is encoded by the coding sequence ATGCAGCTCACTGTTGTCAAAACTTTTATTTCGCGCTTTCTCATTCTGATTCTCAGTTTCGGATTGGTGATCTTTTCTACCAATATGTGGGGAAGTGAAGGAAAAGGAACGATTTCTATAGTAATTGCCAATGCAGCGATTGTAAGTTTTTTCAGCAGTATTTTTGCAGGAAGCAGTACTTCTTATTTTGCTTCAAAATTTAAAACCGAGCAGATTTTAGTATATTCCTATATCTGGTCAGTGGGTATGGGAATTCTGATTCCTGTCATATTCAGTTTTGCAGATGTTGAGTCTAAATATTTGCTGTATTTAATCGGGATTTCAGTTTTTTCGGCGCTTTTATCTGTAAATGTTAATCTGTTTATTGGAAAACAGAATATTAGACTATTTAATGCCTATACTGTTCTACAGCAGCTTGTTCATATTCTTTTTATTGGGATTTTTATTTATATTCTAAACCTGAAAAATGTTTCTGCCTATTTTGGAGCGCAGATCTGCTGTCTTGCACTTTTATTTTTGACAAGTTTTTTCCAAGTGATCAGAAAATGTAAAATCTCAGAAATTTCCTTATCTAAAAAAGTATTCGCAAGCATGTTCGAATATGGTTGGAAAACCCAGCTTAGCGCTTTTATTCAGTTTTTGAATTACAGGCTTTCTTTTTACTTTCTTGAATATTTTGACGGAATTGCAAGCGTAGGTATTTTTTCAATAGGAATTACTTTTTCAGAAGCAATCTGGACGATTACAAGAAGTATTGCGGTGATTCTGTACTCGGAGGTGGTTAACAGCAAAAGCCGGGAAGAATCTATTCTTAAAACCAAATCTTCGCTGAAGCTTTCATTGATATTGATGCTGATCTTTTTATTAGGGATTATTATTATTCCCGGGTGGGTTTATGAAATGATTTTTGGAAAAGCTTTCAGAGGAACAAAAGAGATCATGCTCCTTTTATCTCCTGGAATTCTGGCTATTGCCGTAAGTGATATGATAGGATATTATTTTTCAGGAATAAAAGAACTGAAAATTCTGAATGTAAAATCAATTGTCGGTTTGGTGATTACTGTTGCTTTTTCTTTCTTTCTGATTCCCAAATATGGTATTTTAGGAGCTTGTATAGTGACCACTTTATCTTATTCTGTCTCTGCGTTGCTTCTGTTCTTGAAATTTTACCGTTCAACAGATTTCAACATTCGGGATTACCTTATTACCAAAGAAGATGTCCGTTTAGCCAAAGAAAGATTAATGAAAAAGTAA
- a CDS encoding SurA N-terminal domain-containing protein: protein MAILGQIRSRPWLLMGVIALALLAFLVNPDSIDKVFGKNPDVLGKVNGEKITREEFNDQLFVLQQQAEQQGQPKNGLEEQAWQLLVQSKLIKQQFEKLGFEMTEDYFWNQLQYDQMFAQNKQFFDEKGNFKTQELKKQIEDMKGMSPEGYNQWLKTRKSIEYRLMARQVFANVSAGVTTGKKEAEELMRQRDQLADIDFVKVDYAAYLQKTKINVTTEDLANYIKQHPVMFKAEPSRNIGVVFFPSQPSAEDDAATQKEITKLFAGGTDASGGTENFQNTKNDSMFVMANSDTQFNNKYVSPNQLPPAIQGQIATAAVGQTFGPYKEQGAYVVSKLLGKKTSDSTLSRHILIAFKGSPAGQDVKRSKEEAKKLADSIGAIVKANPAKFTEFLKLSNDPNSAAQGGSLGWTTPETPFVPEFLTYLANNPKGATGVVETQFGYHIINIEDKKTGAMGYKVANLVKAIKPSDATEAETDKNARRFIQQVQGKSFNDFVNIAKKGNYKFSNPKQAKRFDGQIQGLGTEKDGDILAWAFDKKREKGDTEFFTVDGTGDKIVVYLNGKQEKGTADPESVRDQIEVVVKNKLAAKQIAEKIGKAGNLDQIAKQFGTTKQSAQVNLLSPSVAGAMEPKVAGAAFGVAKGKVSNPIEGGTGVYVLVKKNETVNKQPGDLKQFTESVTQRNAGMFGQGWMKSLQDNADIEDYRIEIWNKVGAQQ from the coding sequence ATGGCAATTTTAGGACAGATTAGGAGTAGACCTTGGCTTTTGATGGGAGTAATTGCATTGGCGCTTTTAGCGTTTTTGGTAAACCCGGACAGTATAGATAAGGTGTTTGGTAAAAACCCTGATGTTTTAGGAAAAGTAAATGGTGAAAAAATTACCCGTGAAGAGTTTAACGACCAGCTTTTTGTATTACAGCAGCAAGCAGAGCAGCAAGGTCAGCCGAAAAACGGTCTTGAAGAGCAGGCTTGGCAATTGTTGGTTCAGTCCAAACTGATTAAGCAGCAATTTGAAAAGTTAGGATTTGAGATGACAGAAGATTATTTCTGGAATCAGCTTCAGTATGATCAAATGTTTGCTCAAAACAAACAATTCTTTGATGAGAAAGGGAATTTTAAGACTCAGGAGCTTAAAAAACAGATAGAGGACATGAAAGGCATGAGTCCTGAAGGCTATAATCAATGGTTGAAGACAAGAAAATCAATTGAATATAGATTGATGGCGAGACAAGTGTTCGCTAACGTCTCTGCAGGAGTTACAACAGGTAAAAAAGAAGCTGAAGAATTAATGAGACAGAGAGATCAGCTTGCAGATATTGATTTTGTAAAGGTTGATTACGCTGCTTATCTTCAAAAGACTAAAATTAACGTAACGACTGAAGATCTAGCTAATTATATCAAACAGCACCCTGTGATGTTCAAAGCTGAACCTAGCAGAAATATAGGAGTGGTATTCTTCCCTTCACAGCCAAGTGCTGAGGATGATGCGGCAACTCAGAAAGAAATTACAAAATTATTTGCTGGAGGTACTGATGCAAGCGGAGGAACTGAAAACTTTCAGAACACAAAGAATGATTCTATGTTCGTAATGGCTAATTCTGATACTCAGTTTAATAATAAATATGTAAGCCCGAATCAGTTGCCTCCTGCTATTCAGGGACAGATTGCGACTGCGGCTGTTGGACAGACTTTTGGTCCTTACAAAGAACAGGGAGCTTATGTAGTATCTAAGCTTTTAGGTAAGAAGACTTCTGACTCTACATTGTCAAGACATATTCTTATTGCTTTCAAAGGAAGCCCTGCAGGTCAGGATGTGAAAAGATCTAAGGAAGAAGCTAAAAAATTGGCTGACTCTATCGGAGCAATTGTAAAAGCAAACCCTGCTAAATTTACAGAGTTCCTTAAATTATCGAATGACCCGAACTCAGCTGCGCAAGGGGGAAGCTTAGGTTGGACTACACCAGAAACACCTTTTGTTCCTGAATTTTTGACTTATTTGGCAAACAATCCTAAAGGAGCAACCGGAGTTGTTGAAACTCAGTTTGGTTACCATATCATCAATATTGAGGATAAAAAGACCGGAGCAATGGGGTATAAGGTTGCTAACTTGGTAAAAGCTATCAAACCATCTGATGCTACAGAAGCGGAGACAGATAAAAATGCAAGAAGATTTATTCAGCAGGTACAAGGTAAATCATTCAATGATTTTGTGAATATTGCTAAGAAAGGAAACTATAAATTCTCTAATCCTAAGCAAGCTAAAAGATTTGATGGTCAGATTCAGGGATTGGGTACTGAGAAAGATGGAGATATCTTAGCTTGGGCTTTTGATAAGAAAAGAGAAAAAGGAGATACTGAATTCTTTACAGTAGACGGAACAGGAGATAAAATTGTTGTTTACTTAAACGGAAAACAGGAAAAAGGAACTGCAGATCCTGAATCAGTAAGAGATCAGATAGAAGTGGTTGTTAAAAATAAACTGGCTGCAAAACAAATTGCTGAGAAAATCGGTAAAGCAGGTAATTTAGATCAGATTGCTAAACAATTCGGAACAACAAAACAATCTGCTCAGGTAAACCTTTTGAGCCCTTCAGTAGCAGGAGCTATGGAACCTAAAGTAGCAGGAGCTGCTTTTGGAGTTGCAAAAGGAAAAGTCTCTAATCCAATTGAAGGGGGGACTGGAGTATATGTTTTGGTTAAGAAGAATGAAACCGTAAACAAACAACCGGGAGATCTTAAGCAGTTTACAGAATCTGTAACTCAAAGAAATGCAGGAATGTTTGGTCAGGGTTGGATGAAGAGTTTACAAGACAATGCTGATATCGAAGATTACAGAATTGAAATCTGGAATAAAGTAGGAGCTCAGCAATAA
- a CDS encoding MlaD family protein, producing MKFSKELKAGVIALLAIVGFVVLFQFMKGRSLFTTDNIFYAKYDNVEGLAQSSPVSINGLKVGQVVKIIPQTTKTGQINFVVKITVDNNFEFSKNSTLEIFEPGLMSGKEMRVNLVYGGVTAKDGDTLQGAFKLGMMGSLSSQVGPVKDQLQTVLHRVDSLMSNANKIVDDQNRAEIKALLSNLNKTVAALQTTAGSVNNLVGHNDPKLQKVLDDASITMQSGKTTLDKYGNLAESIDTKKLNATIANLDATVGQLNQVIGGIDKGQGSLGKLMKDEQLYNNLNSASTNLNSLIEDMKANPKRYINFSVFGKNNKN from the coding sequence GTGAAGTTCAGTAAAGAATTAAAAGCAGGTGTTATTGCGCTTTTAGCTATCGTAGGCTTTGTCGTATTATTTCAATTCATGAAGGGCAGAAGCCTTTTTACTACCGATAATATATTTTACGCAAAATATGATAATGTGGAAGGTTTAGCTCAATCTTCGCCTGTATCCATTAATGGTTTGAAAGTGGGACAGGTGGTGAAAATCATTCCCCAAACAACGAAAACGGGACAAATTAACTTTGTTGTTAAAATTACTGTCGATAATAATTTCGAATTTTCAAAAAACTCTACCCTTGAAATTTTTGAACCCGGCCTAATGTCCGGAAAAGAAATGCGAGTGAATCTGGTATATGGTGGAGTTACTGCTAAAGACGGAGACACATTGCAAGGTGCTTTCAAGTTGGGAATGATGGGAAGTCTTTCTTCTCAGGTGGGACCAGTAAAAGACCAGCTGCAGACCGTTTTGCATCGAGTTGATTCTTTAATGTCAAATGCCAATAAAATTGTTGACGACCAAAATAGAGCTGAAATCAAAGCTTTATTGTCGAATCTTAATAAAACGGTAGCTGCATTACAGACAACAGCAGGAAGTGTAAATAATCTGGTAGGACACAATGATCCTAAGCTTCAGAAAGTGTTAGATGACGCAAGTATTACAATGCAAAGCGGTAAAACGACTTTGGATAAATATGGAAACCTTGCAGAAAGTATTGATACTAAAAAACTGAACGCTACGATTGCAAATCTTGATGCTACAGTTGGACAACTGAACCAGGTAATTGGAGGAATAGATAAAGGACAGGGAAGTTTAGGTAAACTGATGAAAGACGAGCAGTTGTATAACAATCTGAATTCAGCTTCTACCAATCTGAATTCCCTGATTGAAGATATGAAAGCAAATCCGAAAAGATATATCAATTTCTCAGTTTTCGGGAAGAATAATAAAAACTAA
- the asnB gene encoding asparagine synthase (glutamine-hydrolyzing), giving the protein MCGICGYYSFHKNISSKNITEMNQSIRHRGPDDEGFWISDGSDGRNFSGNDSTEKIKEGFPILQEEKSKIALGFRRLSILDLSEKGHQPMLSENEKVVITFNGEIYNFKKLRTELKSLGYHFQSQSDTEVVLKSYIEWGTSMFVKLDGMFAICIVDLEQQKIMLGRDRVGLKPLFYSKNKNGLVWASEIKAILKNEFIKPEINWNGVYANFLFQTTLAPETCFKDIFSLKPGSFISIDLKDQEIIKEKFWELSLELVPTISEQEAVEKIDFLLAESISEQLNADVPVASMMSGGIDSTLITSKSKPFKKDINAFTISYKFSEEEVKNASLVANSLKIPHHIKNVSVEEVLAELKENIQHFEEPYSSLEVLTNAAEYAKKLGFKVVLSGNGADELFAGYSHSLKLNKWLFLRNFNFVRNFIITQDQFSKKLKNYFSQDTMFDFFRQSQVGMKPSEAKSVFNSAVFKNINSNLNQYYLKETKDYTGYFEYDMKYSLSSHHVFRDDLSAMKYGVEFRYPYLSNELIDFVSSLPENLRYNGIQNKPLLRKVAKKYLPEEILNMPKRGFSFPLHDFIKNESRVRDFIIENLESLKKRNFFNADVIDEWWKNQNDIYDCVKIWQLVTFELWYQKYFDNL; this is encoded by the coding sequence ATGTGCGGAATTTGCGGTTATTATTCATTTCATAAAAATATTTCCTCTAAAAATATTACTGAGATGAATCAGTCGATCAGACATCGCGGTCCCGATGATGAAGGATTCTGGATTTCTGATGGTTCTGATGGCAGAAATTTCTCGGGAAATGATTCTACGGAAAAGATCAAAGAAGGATTTCCGATTTTGCAGGAAGAAAAATCAAAAATAGCTTTAGGTTTCAGGAGACTTTCTATTCTGGATCTTTCTGAAAAAGGGCATCAACCAATGCTTTCAGAGAATGAAAAAGTAGTCATTACCTTCAACGGAGAAATTTATAATTTCAAAAAACTAAGAACAGAGCTTAAATCTTTAGGGTATCATTTTCAAAGCCAATCTGATACGGAAGTTGTTCTCAAGTCTTATATAGAATGGGGAACTTCCATGTTTGTAAAGCTCGATGGAATGTTTGCCATCTGTATTGTGGATCTGGAGCAGCAAAAAATTATGCTGGGAAGAGATCGGGTAGGACTGAAGCCATTATTTTACTCTAAAAACAAAAACGGTTTGGTTTGGGCTTCAGAAATAAAAGCAATTTTGAAAAACGAGTTTATAAAGCCTGAAATCAATTGGAATGGTGTCTACGCCAACTTTCTTTTCCAGACAACGTTGGCTCCTGAAACCTGTTTCAAAGATATTTTTTCACTGAAACCTGGTTCTTTTATAAGTATTGATCTTAAGGATCAGGAAATTATTAAAGAAAAATTCTGGGAATTATCCTTAGAATTAGTTCCTACGATTTCAGAACAGGAAGCTGTAGAAAAAATAGATTTTTTGCTTGCTGAAAGTATTTCCGAGCAACTCAATGCTGATGTTCCGGTTGCAAGTATGATGAGTGGAGGAATTGATTCTACTTTAATTACTTCCAAATCAAAACCTTTTAAAAAAGATATTAATGCTTTTACCATTTCTTATAAATTTTCGGAAGAAGAAGTAAAAAATGCTTCTTTGGTTGCGAATTCTCTTAAAATTCCACATCATATAAAAAATGTAAGTGTTGAAGAAGTTTTAGCAGAGTTGAAGGAAAATATTCAGCATTTTGAAGAACCTTACAGCAGTTTAGAGGTGTTAACAAATGCAGCTGAATATGCTAAAAAATTAGGGTTTAAGGTTGTTTTAAGTGGCAATGGAGCCGATGAGCTTTTCGCAGGGTATTCTCATTCATTGAAGCTGAATAAATGGCTTTTTCTAAGGAATTTCAATTTTGTAAGGAATTTTATTATTACTCAGGATCAGTTTTCAAAAAAACTTAAAAATTATTTTTCCCAAGATACGATGTTTGATTTTTTCAGACAAAGTCAGGTAGGAATGAAACCTTCCGAAGCAAAATCGGTGTTTAATTCTGCTGTTTTTAAAAATATTAATTCTAATCTTAATCAATATTATTTAAAAGAAACCAAAGATTATACGGGATATTTTGAATATGACATGAAGTATTCGCTTTCCTCACATCATGTTTTCAGAGATGATTTAAGTGCCATGAAATACGGAGTAGAGTTTCGTTATCCCTATCTCAGTAATGAACTTATTGATTTTGTGTCTTCTCTTCCTGAAAATCTGAGGTATAATGGAATTCAGAATAAACCATTATTGCGGAAAGTTGCAAAAAAGTATCTTCCTGAAGAGATCTTAAATATGCCTAAAAGAGGTTTTTCATTTCCTTTACATGATTTTATCAAAAATGAAAGCAGGGTAAGAGATTTTATTATTGAAAATTTAGAAAGTCTTAAAAAAAGAAACTTTTTCAATGCTGATGTTATTGATGAATGGTGGAAAAATCAGAATGATATTTATGATTGTGTAAAAATCTGGCAGCTCGTTACATTTGAACTGTGGTACCAGAAATATTTTGATAATCTGTAA
- a CDS encoding 4Fe-4S dicluster domain-containing protein has product MQYIDNIIFLILLVAGFGLFAKSLQKIYRNIRLGKEINRNDRKGERWETMARVAMGQSKMVKRPVAGILHLFVYVGFIIINIELVEIIVDGIFGTHRFLSSIFGHGFYNFFTATLEVLALLVVIGVVVFFIRRNFYGVKRLNMKELFGWPKHDANWILIIEFALMMAFFKMNAADWVLQQRGLLPEHGNFPISSTVLGPVFNNFGDGFLFFTEKAAWWFHFVGILFFMNYLYYSKHLHIILAFPSTWYANLEKKGKFNNLESVTKEIKLMMDPNADPYAAPTEGEAEVPSKFGAEDIFDLNQVQLLNAYSCTECGRCTSVCPANITGKKLSPRLILMKTRDRLEEVGRNIDKNGSFVDDGKKLLNDYITKEELWACTTCNACTEACPVLLDPLSIIFEMRRFLVMEQSAAPQELNLMMTNVENNAAPWQYNQADRLNWAND; this is encoded by the coding sequence ATGCAATATATCGATAATATTATTTTTCTGATTTTATTAGTTGCAGGTTTTGGGCTGTTTGCAAAAAGTCTGCAAAAGATATATAGAAACATCAGATTAGGAAAAGAGATCAACAGAAACGACAGGAAAGGAGAACGCTGGGAAACCATGGCTCGTGTGGCGATGGGGCAGAGTAAAATGGTAAAACGACCTGTTGCAGGTATTTTACACCTTTTTGTGTATGTGGGTTTTATTATTATTAATATTGAACTTGTTGAAATTATTGTTGACGGAATATTCGGAACACACCGATTTCTATCCTCTATATTTGGACATGGTTTTTATAATTTCTTCACCGCTACGTTAGAAGTTTTAGCACTTTTAGTGGTAATCGGAGTGGTTGTCTTTTTCATTCGTAGGAATTTTTACGGTGTGAAAAGATTGAACATGAAAGAGCTTTTTGGTTGGCCAAAACATGATGCCAACTGGATTTTGATTATTGAGTTTGCTCTAATGATGGCTTTCTTCAAAATGAATGCAGCGGATTGGGTTCTTCAGCAAAGAGGATTACTTCCTGAACATGGAAACTTTCCAATCAGTTCTACCGTTTTAGGACCTGTATTCAATAATTTTGGTGACGGCTTTTTATTCTTTACAGAAAAAGCAGCTTGGTGGTTTCACTTTGTCGGAATCTTATTCTTCATGAATTACCTTTATTATTCTAAGCATTTACATATTATTTTGGCTTTTCCAAGTACTTGGTATGCGAATTTGGAGAAAAAAGGAAAATTCAACAATCTGGAATCTGTTACCAAAGAAATTAAACTAATGATGGATCCCAATGCAGATCCATACGCAGCTCCGACTGAAGGAGAAGCAGAAGTTCCTTCAAAATTCGGAGCAGAAGATATCTTTGATTTAAATCAGGTTCAACTTTTAAATGCCTATTCTTGTACAGAATGTGGTCGTTGTACTTCCGTTTGTCCTGCTAATATTACAGGAAAAAAACTTTCTCCGAGATTGATTTTAATGAAAACTAGAGACCGTCTTGAAGAAGTCGGAAGAAATATTGATAAGAACGGAAGTTTTGTAGATGACGGGAAAAAATTGCTGAACGATTATATTACAAAAGAAGAACTTTGGGCGTGCACGACATGTAATGCATGTACTGAAGCTTGTCCGGTTTTATTGGACCCACTTTCCATTATTTTTGAGATGAGAAGATTTCTAGTGATGGAGCAGTCTGCAGCACCACAGGAGCTGAATCTGATGATGACTAATGTGGAAAACAATGCCGCTCCTTGGCAATACAATCAGGCAGATCGTCTGAACTGGGCAAATGATTAA
- a CDS encoding (Fe-S)-binding protein produces the protein MDFTIKTMAEYAMEGKSPEVLFWVGCAGSFDDRAKKITKAFCKILNKIGVEFAVLGQEESCTGDPAKRAGNEFVFQMMALTNIEVLNAYEVKKIVTACPHCFNTLKNEYPSLGGNYEVVHHTQFLKTLMEEGRLKIEGGAFKGKKITFHDPCYLGRANNEYEAPRMLLEKLDAELVEMKRCKTNGLCCGAGGAQMFKEPEKGNKDINIERTEEALSFEPKVIATGCPFCNTMMTDGVKHFNKNAEVAVKDIVELLAEAEDL, from the coding sequence ATGGATTTCACTATAAAAACAATGGCTGAATACGCAATGGAAGGCAAATCTCCGGAAGTTCTTTTCTGGGTAGGTTGTGCCGGAAGTTTTGATGATAGAGCCAAAAAAATAACAAAAGCATTCTGTAAAATCCTTAATAAAATAGGAGTAGAGTTTGCTGTTTTAGGACAAGAGGAAAGCTGTACCGGTGATCCTGCAAAACGCGCCGGAAATGAGTTCGTTTTCCAGATGATGGCATTGACGAATATTGAGGTGCTAAACGCTTACGAGGTGAAAAAAATCGTAACGGCATGTCCACATTGTTTCAATACATTGAAAAATGAATATCCAAGTTTAGGAGGGAATTATGAAGTGGTACATCACACACAGTTCCTTAAAACCTTAATGGAAGAAGGTCGTTTGAAGATTGAAGGAGGAGCTTTCAAAGGAAAGAAGATCACTTTCCACGATCCTTGTTATTTAGGAAGGGCAAATAACGAATATGAAGCACCAAGAATGCTTTTGGAGAAATTGGATGCAGAGCTTGTTGAAATGAAGCGTTGCAAAACCAATGGTTTATGTTGTGGAGCTGGTGGAGCACAGATGTTTAAAGAACCTGAAAAAGGGAATAAAGACATCAATATCGAAAGAACGGAAGAAGCGTTGTCATTCGAACCTAAAGTAATTGCTACAGGTTGTCCGTTTTGCAATACGATGATGACAGATGGAGTAAAGCACTTTAATAAAAATGCTGAAGTTGCTGTAAAAGATATTGTAGAGCTCCTTGCTGAAGCAGAGGATCTTTAA
- a CDS encoding glycosyltransferase: MQKILFLTTAHHFNDDRIFFHQAKTLAEEGFEIKISSLSSDMQGVVDGVEIESYSVLEKSVQEKIEIFKKICHSFKPDCIICSEPIAIFAARKYEQERKVSVIYDITEWYPAMSMLEAYPYPAKIFHAVKFFLVQLYAGFLSTHFIFGEKTKKFPMAYFFPFKKNMQLPYYPDKKYVVSNIKKLTPNQITLCYTGALSEDKGIGNFFRSVDILRKKVPETIIKLLIVGAARKESDENYFKNLLAKYNFEHIEIRKPTSFEHFTETFAAADLCFDLRELNFENNHSLPIKLFYYIAAGKPVIYSNLKGIREHMDISGFGQLVDPRNTELISDLIVNYIRNPEHYYIHAMNARRAFEEKYNWKVIRNSFIDFVKRSIK, from the coding sequence ATGCAAAAAATCCTTTTTTTAACGACTGCTCATCATTTTAACGATGACAGAATTTTTTTCCATCAGGCAAAAACGCTTGCTGAAGAAGGATTTGAAATTAAAATAAGCAGCCTTTCTTCAGATATGCAGGGAGTTGTTGACGGAGTTGAGATAGAATCATATTCTGTTTTGGAGAAATCAGTACAGGAAAAAATTGAGATTTTTAAAAAGATTTGTCATTCATTTAAGCCGGATTGTATTATCTGCTCAGAACCAATTGCCATATTCGCTGCAAGAAAATATGAGCAAGAGAGAAAAGTAAGTGTTATTTATGATATAACCGAATGGTATCCCGCCATGTCAATGTTGGAAGCCTATCCATATCCTGCAAAAATATTTCATGCTGTTAAGTTTTTCCTGGTTCAGTTATATGCTGGTTTTTTAAGCACTCATTTTATTTTTGGTGAAAAGACTAAGAAATTTCCTATGGCTTACTTTTTTCCATTTAAGAAAAACATGCAGCTTCCTTATTATCCGGATAAAAAGTATGTTGTATCGAATATAAAAAAACTTACGCCAAATCAAATAACACTTTGCTATACCGGAGCATTATCAGAAGACAAAGGAATTGGGAATTTTTTTAGATCTGTGGATATTTTAAGAAAAAAAGTACCGGAAACGATCATAAAACTACTCATTGTAGGAGCCGCAAGAAAAGAAAGTGATGAGAATTATTTTAAAAACTTGCTCGCCAAATACAATTTTGAACATATTGAGATCAGAAAACCGACCTCATTTGAGCATTTTACAGAAACCTTTGCCGCTGCAGACCTCTGTTTTGATCTTCGTGAACTCAACTTTGAAAACAATCACTCTTTACCGATAAAGTTGTTCTACTACATTGCAGCCGGAAAACCTGTTATATATTCAAATTTAAAGGGAATCCGTGAACATATGGATATTTCAGGATTCGGACAACTTGTGGATCCGCGAAATACAGAACTTATTTCTGATTTAATTGTAAATTACATCCGGAATCCGGAACATTATTATATTCATGCAATGAATGCCCGAAGAGCATTTGAAGAAAAATATAATTGGAAAGTGATTCGGAATTCTTTCATTGATTTTGTAAAAAGATCTATTAAATAA
- the serS gene encoding serine--tRNA ligase has translation MLQVNFLRDNKERVLEGLKKRQFKNLELVDEAIATDEERKKIQFELDSQLSEINKISKEIGMLMKEGKKEEAESAKSKTAQYKESTSELKSQLDVKEKALLDILYQIPNIPNELVKSGASAEDNEIIYQSHDVEGLGEGAIPHWELAKKYNLIDFELGVKIAGAGFPVYLGKGARLQRALVQYFLDKNIEKGYMEVNPPHVVNEASGYGTGQLPDKEGQMYHVGADDLYLIPTAEVPVTNLYRDVLLEEKDLPIKNTAFSQCYRREAGSYGAHVRGLNRLHQFEKVEIVRIEKPENSYAVLEEMVEHIKEILTDLELPYRVLRLCGGDTGFASAMTYDFEVWSAAQEMWLEVSSVSNFETFQANRLKCRYKADGKSQLVHTLNGSAMALPRIMAALLENNQTAEGIKLPKKIAEYARFDLIN, from the coding sequence ATGTTACAAGTCAATTTTTTGCGCGACAATAAAGAACGCGTTTTAGAAGGTCTTAAGAAAAGACAATTCAAGAATCTTGAGTTGGTAGACGAGGCTATTGCTACTGACGAAGAAAGAAAAAAAATTCAGTTTGAACTAGATTCCCAGCTTTCCGAAATCAACAAAATCTCCAAAGAAATCGGAATGTTGATGAAAGAAGGGAAAAAAGAAGAAGCTGAATCCGCAAAATCTAAAACAGCACAATATAAAGAGTCGACGTCGGAATTGAAATCTCAATTGGATGTAAAAGAAAAAGCTTTACTGGATATTTTATACCAGATTCCTAATATCCCGAATGAATTGGTGAAAAGTGGTGCTTCTGCGGAGGATAATGAAATTATTTATCAGTCTCATGATGTGGAAGGATTGGGAGAAGGAGCAATTCCTCACTGGGAACTGGCTAAAAAATATAACCTTATCGATTTTGAATTAGGGGTAAAAATTGCCGGAGCAGGTTTTCCTGTGTATTTAGGAAAAGGAGCGAGATTACAGAGAGCCTTGGTTCAATATTTTTTAGATAAGAATATTGAAAAAGGATATATGGAAGTAAATCCTCCTCACGTTGTGAATGAAGCTTCAGGATACGGAACAGGACAGTTGCCGGATAAGGAAGGTCAGATGTATCACGTTGGAGCGGATGATTTATATTTGATTCCTACGGCGGAAGTTCCTGTAACGAATTTATACCGTGATGTTTTATTGGAGGAAAAAGATCTTCCGATCAAAAATACGGCATTCTCTCAGTGTTACAGAAGAGAAGCAGGAAGCTACGGAGCTCATGTAAGAGGGTTAAACCGTCTTCATCAGTTTGAAAAGGTGGAAATCGTAAGAATTGAAAAACCGGAGAATTCTTATGCTGTTCTGGAAGAAATGGTGGAACATATCAAAGAGATTTTAACAGATCTTGAACTTCCTTACAGAGTATTGAGACTTTGTGGTGGAGATACTGGTTTTGCTTCTGCAATGACATATGATTTTGAAGTATGGAGTGCTGCTCAGGAAATGTGGCTGGAAGTAAGCTCTGTTTCCAATTTTGAAACTTTCCAAGCAAATAGATTGAAATGCCGTTATAAAGCGGATGGTAAATCTCAGTTGGTACATACATTAAATGGTTCTGCAATGGCTTTACCAAGAATAATGGCTGCTTTGCTTGAGAATAACCAAACTGCAGAAGGAATTAAACTTCCTAAGAAAATTGCTGAATATGCAAGATTCGATTTGATTAACTAA